In Planctomycetota bacterium, one genomic interval encodes:
- a CDS encoding cupin domain-containing protein — translation MFVRNLREATPFTTADGSTIRELLSHRDGAIRAQSLAEARLAPGRATTPHHHAATEEIYYILSGSAVMTVGHDDTRAVGPGDAIAIPPGARHTIRNDGPEELVFLCTCAPGYEHADTFLEG, via the coding sequence ATGTTCGTGCGCAACCTCCGGGAGGCGACTCCCTTCACGACCGCCGACGGCTCGACGATCCGCGAGCTGCTCTCCCACCGCGACGGGGCGATCCGGGCCCAGAGCCTCGCCGAGGCCCGCCTGGCACCGGGGCGGGCGACCACCCCCCACCACCACGCCGCCACCGAGGAGATCTACTACATCCTCTCCGGCAGCGCCGTGATGACCGTCGGCCACGACGACACGCGCGCCGTCGGCCCCGGCGACGCGATCGCGATCCCGCCGGGAGCCCGCCACACGATCCGCAACGACGGCCCGGAGGAGCTCGTGTTCCTCTGCACCTGTGCCCCCGGCTACGAACACGCCGATACGTTCCTCGAAGGCTAG